A window of Ananas comosus cultivar F153 linkage group 4, ASM154086v1, whole genome shotgun sequence contains these coding sequences:
- the LOC109709664 gene encoding uncharacterized protein LOC109709664, with amino-acid sequence MEDVADERERLTSLTNLNPEEEEEEEEGQKREKSPGGEREEGVDTATRGKEEGIIDHIISNLSINIPSLSPHGLEEKKEEVKESMEETHQKEDEEPNNGGGDGLIDHIVSKLDATIAISPSGKKIKGGEESSSGGVINHLLSTLPASLPISDEQAPGADEASLLISIVED; translated from the exons ATGGAAGATGTGgctgatgagagagagaggttgacCTCTCTAACAAATCTAAAtccagaagaagaagaagaagaagaggaaggacagaagagagagaaatcCCCAGGTGGAGAAAGAGAGGAGGGTGTGGATACAGCAAcaagaggaaaagaagaggggATCATAGATCACATAATCTCCAACTTAAGTATCAACATTCCAAGCCTCTCTCCGCATggtttggaggagaaaaaagaagaggttAAAGAGAGCATGGAAGAGACCCACCAAAAAGAGGATGAGGAACCCAATAATGGTGGTGGTGATGGATTAATAGATCATATAGTCTCCAAATTGGATGCAACAATAGCTATATCCCCAAGTGGTAAAAAGATAAAAGGAGGAGAGGAATCCTCTAGTGGTGGAGTTATTAATCACCTCCTCTCAACTTTACCTGCTTCTCTTCCTATTTCAG ATGAACAAGCCCCAGGAGCAGATGAGGCTTCTCTTCTCATTTCCATCGTTGAGGACTAA
- the LOC109708452 gene encoding protein LIGHT-DEPENDENT SHORT HYPOCOTYLS 5-like, which yields MEPGPDPSGGSGGGGGGGGEGPSSSSAAAAGAAAGPSSSSGAAAAAAADPATTQPQAEAEAMEQQAMQQGQPSRYESQKRRDWNTFLQYLRNHKPPLSLGRCSGAHVIEFLKYLDQFGKTKVHAEGCGFFGQPSPPGPCACPLRQAWGSLDALIGRLRAAYEENGGRPESNPFAARAVRIYLREVRESQAKARGIPYEKKKRKRAPPTPQTQGGGGGESSSSAAAGAGEGSSGAAAGASDPAAS from the coding sequence atggagcCGGGCCCGGACCCTTCCGGCGGTAGCGGTGggggtggcggtggcggtggggaaggcccttcctcttcttctgccgcagcagcaggagcagcagcaggtCCGTCCTCCTCTTctggtgctgctgctgcggccgcTGCTGATCCGGCGACGACGCAACCGCAAGCGGAAGCGGAGGCGATGGAGCAGCAGGCGATGCAGCAGGGGCAGCCGAGCAGATACGAGTCGCAGAAGCGGAGGGACTGGAACACGTTCCTGCAGTACCTGCGGAACCACAAGCCGCCGCTGAGCCTGGGGCGGTGCAGCGGGGCGCACGTGATAGAGTTCCTCAAGTACCTGGACCAGTTCGGGAAGACGAAGGTGCACGCGGAGGGGTGCGGCTTCTTCGGGCAGCCCAGCCCGCCGGGCCCCTGCGCCTGCCCGCTCCGCCAGGCCTGGGGCTCCCTCGACGCCCTCATCGGCCGCCTCCGCGCCGCCTACGAGGAGAACGGCGGCCGACCCGAGTCCAACCCCTTCGCCGCCCGCGCCGTCCGGATCTACCTCCGCGAGGTTCGCGAGAGCCAGGCCAAGGCCCGCGGAATTCCCTACGAAAAGAAGAAGCGCAAGCGCGCACCGCCCACGCCGCAAACGcaaggaggaggcggcggtgaATCGTCTTCATCGGCAGCTGCTGGGGCCGGAGAGGGGTCGAGCGGCGCCGCAGCCGGGGCCTCCGATCCAGCTGCTTCTTGA